Below is a window of Candidatus Omnitrophota bacterium DNA.
TTCTTACTTACTTTAAAAGTTTTCGCTATAGCTTCAAAAGACATTCCGAGCTTATGTAATTCTTTTGCTTTTTGGGAGATACTCTTATATAATATAACAGTAGTTTGTACAGGAATTATTATCTTAGTTTTTATTTCGGACACGGTTCGAATTAGTTGCATTCGCGTCCGCCAACAAGGATAGGGCGCTGCTTCAAACAAGGGACGGAAGGTTCCTTCCGTCGAAAAATTGAGGCGGCGCCTCTCTGTGAAGCCTTCCAAGTGAATGCAAGAGATGGCCAAGAAATATTTAGTTTTTTTCTTTTTATTTCTGAGTGCGATTTTATCCGGTTGCGCTGCCTGGGTTAGCGGCGTAGAGAGGGCGCCGTCCGTAAAGCTTAAGCAATTTCCAGCCGGTTCTCTGCGGAATCCGATTATCGACAGTAATATCACCTTATCCGAGGCGTTAAGGAAGTATGCGCCGCCTGAATTTAAAGAAAAACAGGGATTAGTAGAAGTATTGTACTATTCATTTGATGGTAAAATACACCAGGGCCAGCTTGTCATAGATAAAAGGCTTATAAAAGATATCCGTGAGGTTTTCCGGATAGCTTTAGCAAATAAGTTTCCGATTACCTCTGTCATTCCTATTTCCTCCAGCCGGTTCCTTAAGAATGGAAAATGGAATGATGATGATCAATCCATGCTCGCCAATAATACCTCCGCGTTTAATTATAGAAAGGTAACCGGCGGAAAATCTCTCTCTAGGCATGCCTATGGTTTTGCCGTTGATATTAATCCGGCGCAAAATCCTTATATTAAAGGGGGTATTGTATTACCGCCTAATGCGGTATATGATATACGTAAACCGGGAACACTTAGCCGCGATTCTGTGGTTGTAAAAAGTTTTATACGTTTGGGTTGGACCTGGGGAGGTAATTGGAAATCCCTGAAAGATTACCAGCATTTTGAGAAGGTTCCAGTAAATTAGCGGATATTTCTCCATAAGTTTTAGGGAATTAATTATTTAGGGTAAAAATGAAGAGAGCTTCAAGTTTATGGATAATTATAGGTTTAACGGTTGTTTTAAGCTCTTGCGCGAGAGCACCGATTAAGCCGACGGTGCCTAGCGGCCCGCGGATCTACACGCAGCCAGCAGGCCCCTTCTTAAGACAAAACGTTTTTCATATCGTAGCTCCCGGAGAGACCATCTGGCGCATAAGCAAGATGTATGATGTTAAAATAGGGGATATTGCCCGGGCAAATAATCTAAAAACACCCGAAAAATTAGAGATCGGCCAACGCCTGCTTGTCCCGCAGGCAGCTCCTATAAAACCGGTAATTGCTTTGTACCCTTCGGATAAATGGAAATATATTATTATCCACCATAGCGCAACGGATGAAGGTAATTCGCTTAATTTTAATAAATTGCACAAGCGTAAGGGCTGGGCAGGTATAGGGTATGATTTTGTCATCGATAACGGGACCGATGGCAAGAAGAACGGTCAGATTGAGGCTACGCCGCGCTGGATAAAACAACAGAAGGGCGCCCATTGCCACGCCTCGGATATGAACTCTAAAGGCATAGGCATTTGCCTGGTGGGTAATTTTAGTAAAAGCAGAGTTTCTGAAAAGCAGATGGACGCGTTAGTTTATCTGGTTAATATTTTAAGAGAATATTATAGAATTCCTGAAGGCCGGATTATGGGGCATGGCCAGGTTCCCGGAGCAAGAACCGAATGCCCCGGAAATTATTTTCCTTGGGGAGAGTTTAATAATAAATTAAATTCGAGTGTTTGATATAAAGTACCGGGGGGGGGTAATTATGGATCAAAAAAATAAAACAGGATATACCTGTTCGATGCATCCTGAAATTCAGCAGGATGAACCCGGGGATTGTCCGAAGTGCGGGATGCAGCTTAAGCAAAAACTCCCTTCTGCCGCGGAAGAGGAAAATCAAGAAGCGCGTGTTTTGGGGAAAAAATTTTGGATCGGATTGATTTTAACCGCGCCGGTTTTTTTACTGGCTCTTGGCGAGATGATTCCCGCGCTTAGCTTAAAAGCAATTATTCCTTCCGGAGTATCACGTTGGCTGCAGTTTATTTTCGCCACGCCGGTTGTGTTATGGGCGGGAAATATATTCTTTATTAAAGCCTGGAGATCAATATTAAATAAAAGCCTCAACATGTTTACCTTAATCGCTATGGGCGTGGGGGCAGCTTACGGCTTTAGCGCGGTAGCCATTCTATTCCCGGATATTTTTCCTGGGTCATTAAAACAGCATGGCCAGATCGGTTTATATTTTGAAGCCGCTAGCGTAATTACGGTTTTAGTGTTAATGGGCCAACTCCTTGAGGCCAAGGGGCGTAATCAGACAGGCCAGGCGATTAAAGCTTTGCTTGGGCTTGCGGCTAAGGTTGCGCACCGTATTCTAAACGGTAAAGAAGAGGATGTTGCCATTGATCAAATTAAAAAAGGCGATTTATTGCGGGTGCGCCCGGGAGAGAAGGTGCCTTTAGACGGTATTATTACCGAAGGAAAAAGCACAATTGATGAATCAATGATTTCAGGCGAGCCGTTACCGGTTGCGAAAATTGAGAGAGACCGGGTTGTCGGGGCGACTGTTAATCAGACGGGTACTTTTGTGATGAGGACTGAAAAAATAGGCTCTGAAACGCTGCTTGCTCAAATTGTAAAGATGGTAGCTGATGCTCAAGCCACCCGCGCGCCGATCCAGAAACTTGCAGATCAAGTTTCTGGATATTTTGTTCCCGTGGTTTTAGGGTGTGCGGTAATTGCTTTTATTATCTGGTCTATATTCGGCCCGGCTCCGGCTTTAGCGTATGCTTTAGTCAGCGCTATCTCAGTTTTAATTATTGCCTGCCCTTGCGCTTTAGGCTTGGCAACGCCGATGTCGATTATGGTGGGTGTCGGCAAAGGCGCGCAGTCAGGAATATTGATTAAAAACGCCGAGGCGATCCAAAAGTGCGAGAAGATAACTCATGTTCTTACGGATAAAACCGGCACTTTAACAGCCGGCAAGCCGCGGGTAACCGCCGCGATTATGGCAGGTGGTTGGGATGAGAAATCTTTGTTGAGCTTAGCAGCTTCTATTGAGGCCAGCAGTGAACATCCGTTAGCCCGCTGTGTAGTTGATTATGCAAAAGAAAAAAACTATGTATTGGCGCCAGTTGAGGATTTTCAATCCGTAACCGGCGCAGGAGTTAAGGGTAAAGTTAACGGTAAAGCAGTTTTACTTGGAAAACAAAAATTTATCGAAGCCAACGGAATCAGTTTATCTGAAGAATTAAGAAAGAATTCTGATGCGTTTCAAGAAAAAGCCGAAACGGTTATTTGGGTCGTCGCTGACGCAGAGGCAGCGGGCATACTCGGAGTTTCAGATCCCGTAAAGAAATCAACTCCTGAGGCAATTAGCGCTCTACATAAAATGGGATTGGAGATTGTTATGTTGACAGGCGATAATCAAAGAACCGCGCAAGCCATCGCCAAAAAATTGGGAATTACTGATGTGTATGCCGGCCTTGAACCAAAAGATAAACAGGAGATTGTAAAGAAATTAAAGAGCCAGGGCGCAAGAGTAATGATGGCCGGTGACGGCATTAATGATGCTCCGGCATTGGCTGAAGCCCAAGTCGGTGTTGCCATGGGTACGGGTACGGATGTGGCGATTGAGAGCGCAGGAATTACTTTGGTTAAGGGGGATCTTTTCGGAATTGTTAAGGCGCTTAGGCTTAGCCGGGCAGTTATGCGCAATATCCGCCAGAATTTGTTTTTTGCTTTTATTTATAATGCCATAGGCGTTCCTATTGCTGCCGGCATACTCTATCCGTTTTTAGGATTACTTTTGAGCCCGATGATAGCCGGGGCAGCGATGAGCTTTAGTTCGGTATCTGTGATTGGGAACTCCCTTAGATTGCGCAATATAAAATTATAGAAGTAGAAATATCCCGTAATAAACCTAAATTTAAACATCTGGGTTGATACTCGTTGACAATCAATAGAGTCAGTTTTATAATGTTCTAAAGTGACGAGAGTAGGGCAATTGCTTCGTATTTTCCCAATTTTCCCAAAAATTCCCTCGAGGTTGACTAAAGAAAATGTTCAATCAATTAACTAATACGGTTACTAAGATATCTAATGTTCACCTGAACGCGTTATTCCTGCTTGGCCTGATTCTGTTTGTCGGGACAATGGGTGCCAGGTTATTTCAAAAATTGCGCATACCGCAGGTTGTTGGCTACATTATCGGCGGTATTTTGCTTGGCCAATCGGGATTTAATATTATTAATAAGGATATAATTGATGTCTTGGTTCCTTTTAATTATTTTGCATTAGGCCTCATAGGCTTTATGATCGGAGGGGAGCTTAAAGGTGAAGTATTCCGCCGTTATGGCAAACAGTTTTTAGTAATATTGTTAGCCGAAGGGGTAGCTGCTTTCTTGGCGGTTTTTATTCTTGTTGGGTTCCTGGGCAGCCTTATTTTTGGAAATAGTATTTATTATTGGGCACTCGGCTTATTATTAGGGGCCATTGCCTCTGCTACGGCTCCCGCTGCAACTACTGATGTCCTTCGGGAGTATAAGACTCGCGGGCCGTTAACTACTACAGTATTTGGCATAGTGGCTTTAGATGACGGTTTAGCGCTGATTTTGTTCGCGCTTGCAAGCAGCATTACTCCCGTGATGTTGGGAGCTCGTCCGTCGGTTTTTTCCGCAATTACCAGGCCGATCTATGA
It encodes the following:
- a CDS encoding M15 family metallopeptidase; its protein translation is MQEMAKKYLVFFFLFLSAILSGCAAWVSGVERAPSVKLKQFPAGSLRNPIIDSNITLSEALRKYAPPEFKEKQGLVEVLYYSFDGKIHQGQLVIDKRLIKDIREVFRIALANKFPITSVIPISSSRFLKNGKWNDDDQSMLANNTSAFNYRKVTGGKSLSRHAYGFAVDINPAQNPYIKGGIVLPPNAVYDIRKPGTLSRDSVVVKSFIRLGWTWGGNWKSLKDYQHFEKVPVN
- a CDS encoding N-acetylmuramoyl-L-alanine amidase encodes the protein MKRASSLWIIIGLTVVLSSCARAPIKPTVPSGPRIYTQPAGPFLRQNVFHIVAPGETIWRISKMYDVKIGDIARANNLKTPEKLEIGQRLLVPQAAPIKPVIALYPSDKWKYIIIHHSATDEGNSLNFNKLHKRKGWAGIGYDFVIDNGTDGKKNGQIEATPRWIKQQKGAHCHASDMNSKGIGICLVGNFSKSRVSEKQMDALVYLVNILREYYRIPEGRIMGHGQVPGARTECPGNYFPWGEFNNKLNSSV
- a CDS encoding copper-translocating P-type ATPase, with product MDQKNKTGYTCSMHPEIQQDEPGDCPKCGMQLKQKLPSAAEEENQEARVLGKKFWIGLILTAPVFLLALGEMIPALSLKAIIPSGVSRWLQFIFATPVVLWAGNIFFIKAWRSILNKSLNMFTLIAMGVGAAYGFSAVAILFPDIFPGSLKQHGQIGLYFEAASVITVLVLMGQLLEAKGRNQTGQAIKALLGLAAKVAHRILNGKEEDVAIDQIKKGDLLRVRPGEKVPLDGIITEGKSTIDESMISGEPLPVAKIERDRVVGATVNQTGTFVMRTEKIGSETLLAQIVKMVADAQATRAPIQKLADQVSGYFVPVVLGCAVIAFIIWSIFGPAPALAYALVSAISVLIIACPCALGLATPMSIMVGVGKGAQSGILIKNAEAIQKCEKITHVLTDKTGTLTAGKPRVTAAIMAGGWDEKSLLSLAASIEASSEHPLARCVVDYAKEKNYVLAPVEDFQSVTGAGVKGKVNGKAVLLGKQKFIEANGISLSEELRKNSDAFQEKAETVIWVVADAEAAGILGVSDPVKKSTPEAISALHKMGLEIVMLTGDNQRTAQAIAKKLGITDVYAGLEPKDKQEIVKKLKSQGARVMMAGDGINDAPALAEAQVGVAMGTGTDVAIESAGITLVKGDLFGIVKALRLSRAVMRNIRQNLFFAFIYNAIGVPIAAGILYPFLGLLLSPMIAGAAMSFSSVSVIGNSLRLRNIKL